Genomic segment of Candidatus Delongbacteria bacterium:
CGCGGCCGGCGTGGCGCTGGTACACCGCAGCGAGAGTTTCTCCCGGGCTCGGCCCGCCAACCAGGAGGCGCTGCGCGCGGCCCAGGCCCAGGGCACGGTCCGCCTGCACCTCAATTCCCGCCCGCTGCGCGTCCTCGCCGATGGCCTGGAGATCGAGGAGAACGGCGCGCCCCAGCTGCTGCCCGCGGGACTCGTGCTGGTGCAGATCGGCGGCGAGCTGCCCACCGGCCTCCTGCAGCAGGCGGGCATCATCATCGACACCCACTTCGGCCAGCACGTGAAACGGGGAGACGCCGCATGATCCGGGCGACACTGCACGGGTTGCTGTTCTGTCTGCTGCTGGTGCTGCCGGTCCGGGCCCAGCTCTCCCCGGGCAAGCTGGCCAAGCCCCACCAGCAGCTGGAGGGGCTTACCAAGTGCACGCAGTGTCACGAACTGGGCAAGCCTGTGGACGGAGCCCGCTGCCTGGCGTGTCACGGCGCGCTCAACACGCGCATCCAGGCTGGCAAAGGCTTCCACGCCGGCAAGCGCGTGAAGGCCTCGAACTGCGTGGTTTGCCACAGCGACCACCACGGCCGGGACTTCCAGCTGATCTTCTGGGAGAAGGGCGACAAGGCCTTCAGCCACGTGGAAACCGGCTGGGAGCTGGAGGGCCGGCACTCCGAGACCAAGTGCCGGGACTGCCACCGCCCGGCGCTGATGGCCCCGGAGACGGCCAAGCGCAAGGATTTGAACCCGGCGCGCAGCTACCTCGGGTTGTCCGGCGACTGCCGCGCCTGCCATCGCGACGAGCACCAGGGCCAGCTGGGCACCAACTGCGCCTCCTGCCACGACGCCCGCGACTGGAACCAGCCGCGCTTCGACCACAACAAGGCCCGCTTCGCCCTGACCGGGGCGCACGAGCGCGTGGCCTGCGCCGCGTGTCACAAGACCGACCTGCCCCGCGCCAAGGCGAGCGGCACCGTGGTGGAGAAACCCGCCGCCGGGCCGGCCGTGCGCTACAAGCCGCTGGCCTACACGCGCTGCACGGACTGCCACCGGGATCCCCACGAGGGCCAGCTGGGCACGGATTGCGCCAGCTGCCACAACACGGCCTCCTTCGTCTCGGACGGCAAGGCCTTCGACCACTCCCGCACGCGCTATCCCCTCACCGGCGCCCACCAGGACCTGACCTGCGCCCAGTGCCACAAGGGCCCGGAGCCGGGGCGCCGCAAGCCGCGCTTCCAGGATTGCGCGCCCTGCCACGAGGATCCGCACGCCGGGCAGTTCAGCAGGACCGAACCCCGCCGGGCCTGCTCGTCCTGCCACGACACCCGGCGTTTCAAGCCCTCCGGCTTCGGGCTGACCCAGCACCAGGAGAGCAAGGCCCCGCTCCAGGGCGCCCACCAGGCCGTGGCCTGCGGGGACTGCCACAAAGCGGCCCAACCCGCCGAGCCCCTGCGCTTCCGCATGGCCGGTCTGGGCTTCAGCGGCCAGGCCTGCGCGGAGTGCCACGCCGACGTCCACGGCGGCCAGGCCAAGCCCTGGCTGGGCGACGCGGGCTGCCTGGCCTGTCACGACCTGCAGGACTGGCCCGTGCAGGGCTTCGACCACGGCCGCACCGAGTTCGCCCTGCAGGGGCGGCACGCGCAGGCGGGCTGCGCCGCCTGCCACAAGGCCGACACTCCCCCCGTGGTTCCGCTCAAGGGCCTCGAGCGCCAGTGCGCGGGTTGTCACGAGGATCCGCACCGCGGCCAGTTCCAGGCGGCTCCCGGTTCACGCGTGGATTGTGCGCTCTGCCACACGCCGGCCGGCTGGAAGGAGAGCATCTTCTCCCACGACAAGACGCGCTTCCCCCTGGACGGCCGCCACAAGAACGTGGCCTGCGCGGCCTGTCACCTACGCGAGCAGGACGGCCAGGGGAGCTTCGTCCGCTACAAACCTTTGGGCATCCGCTGCGAGGATTGCCACGGTACCGCCACGGAGGATTGAGATGCGCGCCCTGTCCCTCATCCTGCTGCTGTTCTGCTCGCTGGCGGCGGGCGCCGTCAAGCAGGGGCCGCACGGTCCCATCGAACTGGATTGCGCGCGCTGTCACTCCACCAGCGGCTGGGCCCTCCGCACGGACGCGGCCTTCGACCACGACGTGGACACGGCCTATCCGCTGGAAGGCATGCACCGGCTGGTGGCCTGCGGCACCTGCCACCTGGACAATCGCTTCACCGATACGGGTAGCGCCTGCCTGGACTGCCACCAGGACCCGCACCAGGGCGGACTGGGAATGGACTGCCTGGACTGCCACAGCCCGGAGCGCTGGCTGGACCGCTCGCGCCTGCAGGCCCGCCACGAGCGCACCCTCTTCCCGCTGACCGGGGCCCACCGCCGGGTGGACTGCGCCGCGTGTCACAACGGATCCGGAAGCTCCCAGTTCGCCTCGGCCCCGCTGGAGTGCGCGGCCTGTCACCAGGGCGATTTCCTCTCCGCCACCCAGCCCGACCACGTGGCCGGCGGGCTCAGCGGAGCCTGCTCCACCTGTCACGGCACCACCCGCTGGTCCAGCGCCGAGGGCTTCCGGCACGACGCCTTCCCCCTGGCCGGCGCCCACGCCACCCAGTCCTGTTCGGCCTGCCATCAGGGCGGCCGCTTCGCCGGCACTCCCTCCGGGTGCGTGGACTGCCACCTGCCCGCCTGGGAGAGTTCGGCCAACCCGGACCACGCGGCGGCGGACTTCGGCCAAGACTGCGCCGCCTGTCACGGCGCAGCCGGCTGGCAACCCAGTTCCTTCAACCACGCCGTGGCCACGGGGTACGCGCTGAACGGCCTGCACGCCGCCGTCTCCTGCGCCGCTTGCCACCAGCAGAACCAATACGCGGGCACCGACGCACTCTGCTCGTCCTGTCACCTGACGGACTTCCAGGCTGCGCTTGACCCGCCGCACCAGGAGCAGGGCTATCCCACCGACTGCGCCCTCTGCCACGCCGAGACTGGCTGGAACGAGGCCGCCTTCGACCACCAGACCACCGACTTCCCCCTGCAGGGCGCCCACCGCACCACCCTCTGCTCGGATTGCCACGTGGGCGGCCAGGTGGCCTTCACGCCCACGGACTGCTGGAGCTGCCACGAGCCGGCGTATCAGGCCACCACGGATCCGGCCCACCTGGCCGGCGCCTTCCCCCAGGACTGCCGCAGTTGTCACGATGAGAGCGCCTGGAACCCCTCCACGCTGGACCACCAGGCCACGCTGTTCCCCCTGCGGGGCGCCCACGTCGCCGTCTCCTGCGCGGCCTGTCACACCAACGGACAGTACGCGGACAACCCGACGGACTGCTGGAGCTGCCACCAGCCCGACTACGCGGAGAGCACGGATCCGGCCCACGCCACCGGACTCTTTCCCCAGGACTGCGTGCTCTGCCACGACGAGTCCGCCTGGGACCCGGCGATCCTGAACCACGATCTGACGGACTTCCCGCTGGACGGCGCGCACACGGCGGTCTCCTGCGCCGACTGTCACGTGGGCGGCCAGTTCACGGAGCTGCCCGGCGCCTGCTGGAACTGCCACGAGCCGGACTACCGCGAGTCCACGGAGCCCGACCACGAGACCAACCTGTTCTCCCAATCGTGCACCGACTGTCACAC
This window contains:
- a CDS encoding cytochrome c3 family protein: MIRATLHGLLFCLLLVLPVRAQLSPGKLAKPHQQLEGLTKCTQCHELGKPVDGARCLACHGALNTRIQAGKGFHAGKRVKASNCVVCHSDHHGRDFQLIFWEKGDKAFSHVETGWELEGRHSETKCRDCHRPALMAPETAKRKDLNPARSYLGLSGDCRACHRDEHQGQLGTNCASCHDARDWNQPRFDHNKARFALTGAHERVACAACHKTDLPRAKASGTVVEKPAAGPAVRYKPLAYTRCTDCHRDPHEGQLGTDCASCHNTASFVSDGKAFDHSRTRYPLTGAHQDLTCAQCHKGPEPGRRKPRFQDCAPCHEDPHAGQFSRTEPRRACSSCHDTRRFKPSGFGLTQHQESKAPLQGAHQAVACGDCHKAAQPAEPLRFRMAGLGFSGQACAECHADVHGGQAKPWLGDAGCLACHDLQDWPVQGFDHGRTEFALQGRHAQAGCAACHKADTPPVVPLKGLERQCAGCHEDPHRGQFQAAPGSRVDCALCHTPAGWKESIFSHDKTRFPLDGRHKNVACAACHLREQDGQGSFVRYKPLGIRCEDCHGTATED